AATCGGCGCCTCCCGACGACGATGCGCCGCGTCGGGCGCGCCGTCGCCGTCCGAGCGAGGACGACGACGAGTCAGCGCGGCCGCAGACGGGCATGAAACGCTCGGTGTTGCGGGCCATCCAACAGATTCCCGCCTATCTTCGCTTGCTGCTCGGGTTGGTGGGCGACAGCCGCGTGTCGAAGTTCGACCGTTTTCTCGTGCTGGCCGCCGGCGCCTATATGGTGTCGCCGATCGATTTCATTCCAGACTTCATCCCGTTCCTTGGTGAGATCGACGATCTGTTCCTGCTCATGACCGCGCTGCAGCGGCTGGTCGCCAATGCGGGGCGCACCGTGTTGCTCGATCACTGGCGCGGGGACCCGGAAGAACTCGAGGATGTGAATCTCGCACGGCTCGTGAGTGCGGCCGGATTCTTCCTGCCCGTGCGGCTCCGTCGTCGTCTCCGCAAAATGGCCGGGCGCTGACCGCTGGACAGCGCTGCGGAGGCCGTCTACTCTTCAAGATGGCACCCTCGACGACAGACTACCAATCGCAGCAGCATCAGCCCGCCGCCGACTCCACGTCGGCGAGCGGGCTTTCGCGTTCCCCGTCCAGCATCGCCAACAATGGTGCACGGTCGCCCTCACGTGTGCGCGACGATCTCGCGCTGACCTTCGATGATGTGCTCCTCGCCCCGCGTCATTCGCTGACGCATCCGCGGGAAGTCAGCCTCGTCTCGCGCTTCACCCGTGGTATCACGCTGAACGTCCCCCTCGCATCGGCCGCGATGGATACGGTCACGGAAAGCGAGATGGCGATCGCGATGGCGCGCTTTGGCGCCATCGGGGTGCTGCACAAGAACATGTCAATCGACCGGCAGGCGGCCGAGGTCGACCGCGTCAAGCGCAGCGAGAGCGGCATGATCCTGAATCCGATTACGCTGTCGCCGACCGCGTCGCTCCGGGAAGCAGTGGCGTTGATGATGCGCTTCAAGATTTCGGGCGTGCCGATTGTCGACGCCAGTGGATTGCTGGTCGGCATCCTCACCAACCGCGATCTGCAGTTCGAGCGCGATCTCGACCGCCCGCTCCGCGACGTGATGACCTCGGAAGATCTGGTGATCGCCCCGGTCGGCACGACGCTCGATGAGGCTGAGCGAATCCTGGGGAAGCACCGTATCGAGAAGTTGCCGGTGGTCGACGAGCACGGCGTGCTCAAGGGCCTCATCACCGTGAAAGACATTCACAAGCGTCGTCAGTATCCTGACGCCAACAAGGACATTCACGGCCGCCTTCGCGTGGCGGCCGCGCTCGGTGCGGGTGGGGACTATCTCGATCGGGCCCGGGCGCTCATCCAGGCCGGCGTCGATGTGCTGATCATCGATACGGCTCATGGCCACAGCGAAGGGGTGCTGCAGGCCACCGCAAAGGTGCGTGAGGCCTTCCCCGAGGTGCAGCTGGTGGCCGGCAATGTCGCCACGCGAGCGGGTGCGGCGGCGCTGGTGGAGCGCGGGGTCGATGCCGTGAAGGTGGGCGTCGGGCCGGGCTCGATCTGTACGACGCGCGTGGTGACCGGTGTTGGCGTGCCGCAGCTGACTGCGGTCATGGACGCGGTTGAGGGCGCCGGCGACATCCCCGTGATCGCCGATGGCGGCGTCAAATATTCCGGCGACATCGTCAAGGCGCTGGCCGCCGGAGCCTCCAGTGTCATGATGGGCTCCATGCTGGCTGGCACCGAGGAGAGCCCGGGCGAGTCGTTCCTGCTGGAGGGACGCCGCTTCAAGATGATCCGCGGCATGGGCTCGCTGTCGGCCATGCAGGACGGATCAGCCGACCGCTATTTCCAGGACGGCGAGATGTCCCCCAAGAAGCTCGTGCCGGAAGGCATCGAGGGACGCGTCCCGTACAAGGGCGCGGTGGGCGACGTGATCTTCCAGATGATCGGCGGCCTCCGGAGCGGCATGGGCTACGTGGGCTGTGGCACGATCGAGCAGCTGCGCACGGAAGCGGAATTCGTGCGCATCACGACCGCCGGCTTGCGGGAATCGCACCCGCACGACGTTACCATTACCCGCGAAGCGCCGAACTACTCGCTTTGATTTCTGCGTCTGGTCCCTCGGGCCGGCGCCTGACGCGCGCGGAGAAATCGCCTCAGGCCGCAAACGTCATGTAACACGTTTGCGGTCCAGCGCGTATCGTTCCGTCCGAGGATCCATCCCCGGGTGTCGGCAGCGCCGACGCCCGTGTCCTACCCCACCCTGTCCCCACAACCCCCGACCGATGGGAATCTGGTCCAAGAAGTCGATCACGGCGCTCCGCGCCGAGGCCGCAAGTTCCGAGGGCGGCCTGAAGCGAACGCTCGGCGCGCTCAACCTGACCATGCTGGGCATCGGCGCCATCATCGGCGCCGGCATCTTCGTGCTCACGGGCACTGCAGCGGCCAACTTCGCCGGACCCGGCGTGTCGCTGTCCTTCGTGCTGGCTGGTCTCGCGTGTCTGTTCGCGGGCCTCTGCTATGCAGAGTTCGCGTCGATGATTCCGATCGCCGGCTCGGCCTATACGTACAGCTACGCGACGATGGGTGAAGGCGTGGCGTGGTTTATCGGTTGGAATCTGGTGCTCGAGTATCTGTTCGCCGCAGCGACCGTCGCGGTGGGCTGGTCGGGGTACTTCAGCGCGATGCTCGACACGGTGGGTATTCATGTCCCTGCCGCGTTCGCGTCGGCGCCGCTGACGGTAGAGAACGGGCATCAAGTGGTCCGCGCCTTTACGTGCGTGAACACCAACACCGGCGGTGTGCTCGCCGATGCCGCAACCAAGATTGCCTTCGCCACGCGCGAAGCGTGCACGGCGGCCGGCGGTAATGCGGTGGATGGCCTGATCAATCTTCCGGCGATCCTGCTCATCCTGGCGTTGACGATGCTGCTGGTGCGTGGTGTTCAGGAATCGGCCACATTCAACAACATCATCGTCGCCATCAAGATGGTGATCGTGTTGTTGGTGATCGGGTTCGGCTTCATGTACGTGAACACCGACAACTGGCACCCGTTCATCCCCGAGATGGTCACCAACTCCGATGGCAGTACGAAGTACGGCATGTCGGGCGTGCTGCGTGCGGCGCCGGTGGTGTTCTTCTCGTACATCGGCTTCGATGCCGTGTCCACGGCCGCGCAGGAAGCCAAGAATCCGCAGCGTGACTTGCCGATCGGCATGATTGCCTCGCTGCTGATCTGCACGGTGCTGTACATCCTGATGTCGTTGGTGATGACCGGACTCGCGCCCTTCCAGTCGCTTGGCGTGGCTCACCCGGTGTCGGCCGCCCTCGAGGCGGTCCCGCAGCTCAAGTGGCTCGAGAATCTGGTAAACATCGGCGCCGTGGCCGGCTTGTCGTCGGTCGTGCTGGTGATGCTCATGGGCCAGCCGCGCATTTTCTACACGATGTCGCGTGACGGTCTGCTGCCGAAGATTTTCGCGAAGGTGCATCCGAAGTATCAGACGCCAGCGGCTTCTACCTGGATCGTCGGTCTTATCGCGATCGTCATTGCCGGCTTCTTTCCGCTCGGCCTGCTCGGTGAGCTGGTGTCGGGTGGAACGTTGGCGGCTTTTGCCACCGTCTGCATCGGCGTGCTTGTGCTCCGCAAGCGGTCGCCGGAACTCGAGCGTCCGTTCCGTACGCCTTGGGTGCCGCTCGTTCCCATCATGGGCGCCGGTGCCACGCTGTACATGATGTACCAGCTGCCCAAGCTCACCTGGACGCTGCTCGGTGTCTGGACCGCGATCGGTATGACGGTCTACTTCGTGTACGGTATGGGCAATTCGAAGATCGGTAAGCAGGACAAGGCCAGCGGCGCCAAATGAGTGATGGCGTGCTGACGGCGTCGACGACACGCCGTGACGCCATCGAGACGTGGTTTGCGACGCTGCGCCCGGGTATGACGGTGGCGCTGTCGACGCACATCAATTCGGATGGCGACGGGTGCGGTTCGGAGACGGCGTTGGCACGCCTGCTGGCGCAACGGGGGATACATGCACGTATCGTGAATCCCACGCCGTGGCCGGCGATGTTCAATTTTCTCCTCGGCGATGATATCGAGGAGGCGAGCGCGCGCGGGGCCGCCGCGCTTGACGGGATCGATGCGTTGATCGTGCTCGACATCAACGACATTCGCCGACTCGGGCAGTTGGCCGACACGGTGCGTGCGCTGACGGTGCCGATTTCGGTGGTCGATCACCACGTGGCCGGCGATGAGCCCGTGGGGCACATCGCCGTGGCCGACACCGCCGCCTGTGCCACGGGCGAGTTGGTGTTCGATATCGCGATGACGCTCGGGCTCGAGGTCACCCCCGCGGTAGCGCAGTCGCTATACGCGGCGATCCTCACCGACACCGGCAGCTTCCGCTTCAGCAACACCTCGCCGCGCGCGCATTCCATCGCGGCGGCGTTGTTGGCCGCGGGCGTGAACCCGGAGGAGATGTACCGGCGCATTTACGCGCAGGTGAGCGTGGGACGCCTGCAGTTACTGCGCGAGGCGCTCTCCACCTTGCATGCCGACCCTGAGATAGGCCTGTCGTACATCTCGGTGGCCGCCGGCGCGATGGAGCGCTTCGACATCACGAGCGAGGAACTCGATGGTATCGTGGAACACCCACGCTCGATTTCCGGCACGCGCATGGCGATGTTCTTCCGCGATCTTGGCCACGGCAAGGTGAAGGTGTCGTTCCGCAGCACCGGCTCCGTCGACGTGCAGCAGTTCGCGCGTCGCTACGGCGGCGGAGGCCACGCCAAGGCATCAGGCGCCTTGCTGACGGGGAATCTCGCCGAGGTGCAGGAGCAGGTGGTGGCCGATGCGCGCGCGTATCTGACGGGCGGGGATTTGGCGGCAGGGTAGGGTAGGTGAATGGGTGCGGTCGCCGTGTACTATTTCCTCTGCTTCTGTTTGGCGATGTCGCGAGGGGAAAGCGGCGTGGTGGAGAGCGCTACGACCAGTGAAGTCTCCGTGCCGATAGACGCGGCGAAGAGTCGACCGTCCGGAGCAATGGCGAGTGCGGTGGGAGTGAATGGAAGTCGACGGGAATAGA
This region of Gemmatimonas groenlandica genomic DNA includes:
- a CDS encoding YkvA family protein, with protein sequence MTTDRLEDLPPEPARERHFDKLAREREADRRAGRPERGLFTGRGRKESAPPDDDAPRRARRRRPSEDDDESARPQTGMKRSVLRAIQQIPAYLRLLLGLVGDSRVSKFDRFLVLAAGAYMVSPIDFIPDFIPFLGEIDDLFLLMTALQRLVANAGRTVLLDHWRGDPEELEDVNLARLVSAAGFFLPVRLRRRLRKMAGR
- the guaB gene encoding IMP dehydrogenase, which codes for MAPSTTDYQSQQHQPAADSTSASGLSRSPSSIANNGARSPSRVRDDLALTFDDVLLAPRHSLTHPREVSLVSRFTRGITLNVPLASAAMDTVTESEMAIAMARFGAIGVLHKNMSIDRQAAEVDRVKRSESGMILNPITLSPTASLREAVALMMRFKISGVPIVDASGLLVGILTNRDLQFERDLDRPLRDVMTSEDLVIAPVGTTLDEAERILGKHRIEKLPVVDEHGVLKGLITVKDIHKRRQYPDANKDIHGRLRVAAALGAGGDYLDRARALIQAGVDVLIIDTAHGHSEGVLQATAKVREAFPEVQLVAGNVATRAGAAALVERGVDAVKVGVGPGSICTTRVVTGVGVPQLTAVMDAVEGAGDIPVIADGGVKYSGDIVKALAAGASSVMMGSMLAGTEESPGESFLLEGRRFKMIRGMGSLSAMQDGSADRYFQDGEMSPKKLVPEGIEGRVPYKGAVGDVIFQMIGGLRSGMGYVGCGTIEQLRTEAEFVRITTAGLRESHPHDVTITREAPNYSL
- a CDS encoding amino acid permease, with protein sequence MGIWSKKSITALRAEAASSEGGLKRTLGALNLTMLGIGAIIGAGIFVLTGTAAANFAGPGVSLSFVLAGLACLFAGLCYAEFASMIPIAGSAYTYSYATMGEGVAWFIGWNLVLEYLFAAATVAVGWSGYFSAMLDTVGIHVPAAFASAPLTVENGHQVVRAFTCVNTNTGGVLADAATKIAFATREACTAAGGNAVDGLINLPAILLILALTMLLVRGVQESATFNNIIVAIKMVIVLLVIGFGFMYVNTDNWHPFIPEMVTNSDGSTKYGMSGVLRAAPVVFFSYIGFDAVSTAAQEAKNPQRDLPIGMIASLLICTVLYILMSLVMTGLAPFQSLGVAHPVSAALEAVPQLKWLENLVNIGAVAGLSSVVLVMLMGQPRIFYTMSRDGLLPKIFAKVHPKYQTPAASTWIVGLIAIVIAGFFPLGLLGELVSGGTLAAFATVCIGVLVLRKRSPELERPFRTPWVPLVPIMGAGATLYMMYQLPKLTWTLLGVWTAIGMTVYFVYGMGNSKIGKQDKASGAK
- a CDS encoding DHH family phosphoesterase, producing MSDGVLTASTTRRDAIETWFATLRPGMTVALSTHINSDGDGCGSETALARLLAQRGIHARIVNPTPWPAMFNFLLGDDIEEASARGAAALDGIDALIVLDINDIRRLGQLADTVRALTVPISVVDHHVAGDEPVGHIAVADTAACATGELVFDIAMTLGLEVTPAVAQSLYAAILTDTGSFRFSNTSPRAHSIAAALLAAGVNPEEMYRRIYAQVSVGRLQLLREALSTLHADPEIGLSYISVAAGAMERFDITSEELDGIVEHPRSISGTRMAMFFRDLGHGKVKVSFRSTGSVDVQQFARRYGGGGHAKASGALLTGNLAEVQEQVVADARAYLTGGDLAAG